TTGGCCAATGCCGGATCCTTGGCAAGCAACTGGCGGTCGAGCCAGGTCGCGCCGGGTGCCGTCACCTGCTCGGCCAGCGTGAAGTCCGAGCGCGTCGCGAGCGACAGACGCTGCGTGCCCTTCGCGTCTTCCCAGTTCCGGGTCTCGACGATCGCGCCGGTCCTGGCATCGCCGGTCATGTCCAGATCGGGGAAGCGGAGATGATGCGTCCGCCCGTCGGTGCCGGTGATCACCACGTAGCCGGAGCCCTTCAACTCGTCATCCAGCCCGCGCTCGACCAGCCGGCCAATGACGGGATCGGCCAGCGTCTCGCCATGGATCGCAAAACCCGCGACATCGGGTTCCGCCCCGCCGCCGGACATGGCGCGGTGCATGGTCCTGATGATGTCGCCCCGGATGGAAAGATCGCGCAGCGTGATCTCCAGCCCCGGTTTGAGGGTCCAGCGCGCCACGCCAACGCCATCGGCCAGGCCAAGCCCTTCCAGCTTGGTCGCCCTTCCGACCAGCAGGCGCCGCAGTTCTGGGTCTTCGGCACCCGCGCACGGCCGCAGATCGACGATACCGCCCCCTTCGTCGCTGATGTCCTGTAACGCGCGATCGAGGCTGGTCCAGCGGTCGGCGCCGATCTCGGTCTCCAGGGCGGTGCGGATTTCCTGTTCGCTGCGCGGGCCAAGTTCCAGCGTCACCCGTTCGGCGGCGCGGTCGCGCACGCCCTGACTGATATAGGCGCGGCTGATCACCAGATCCTTGCCGTCATCGGCCACCCCGCGCACGAGGATGTGGACGTGCGGATTGTCGGTGTTCCAGTGGTCGACCCCGACCCAGTCCAGTTTTGTGCCGAGGTCGCGCTCCATGTCCTGCATCAGTTCCCGCGCGAAACCCCGCAGATCCTCCATCCGCGCCGCGTCCTCGGGGGAGACGATGAAGCGGAAATGGTGCCGGTCATCTTCGCACCGTTCCGCGAAGGCCTTGCTGTCCGCTTCGTCGGAACCAGCATCGAACAGATGGGCCTTGGCACCGTCGCGGGTCACGCCCTCGCGCCTGAGGTAGGCGACGTGCCGGGCGAGCGGCGCCGAACGAAACCGCGTGCCCTGCTGGCGGACGACGCGCGCCTTGACCACGACCCGACGGGCATTGCTGCGCAGCCGCATGGACAGGGCCGCGCGTCGGCCGCGCCCGAAACGCGAACCGCCACCACCTCCCCTGCTCTTCGCGCCGAACCGGGTGCCGGTATGACCGGCCCTTTTTGCGGCACGCATGACCTCGCCCACGAAGGATTTCGGACGTGCGCCCTGATTGCCATGCTGGATGCGTCCGGGCCGGACGTTCAGACTGTCATCGCGCGTCGGCATGGTTCGCTCTCCGTTTCGATGTGCGTCTGACGGCGCCCGGATCGTTGAAAACATTATGGAAAATGCCCAGACAGCCGCAGGCGGCCGGTGGTGAGAGGACAAATTCCCCAATCAAACCAACCACATGCAGCCCCGAAGGAGCGCTGCTTTTACCTTGCCGTCCTTCCCTCCGTTGCCTCTCTCCCCGCAGCACCCTATCCCCAAGGCGTCCATCGCCCGCCAGCGCCCGATGGACCGGAACAGGAATCATCGGCGCGCCTCCCCAAGCCCTGACGCGATGAACAGCCCGGCTGACTGCGGTGCGAGCGCCGTCCAGTCGGTCATTCGGGAACCAGATGCATGTGCCGGATCGCGTGCGCTATCGACAGGCCGAGACGCATCGCCCGTACGCAGGAACGACGCCGGAAAGAGGGAAGAGTCCTGCCAAGATGGTGCAGCCAGAGCGCCGATTGCGATGTTATCGACAAGCGGAAGAGCCAGCCGCGCGCTGACGGATGCAACATAATTCCGCGTCTCGGTAGGCAGCGGCCGACCGGTCGCGAGATGTTCGTCGTAGCGCGCGGGACCGGCATTGTAAGCGGCCAGAAACCCGGCATCGCCGTAGCGGTCCCGCATCCAGCGCAGATAGGTTGCACCGGCCAGAATGTTGTCGTGCGGGTCGAACGGATCATTGCCGAGGCCGAGCGACATGCGCAGGCTGGCCCATGTTCCGGGCATCACCTGCATGAGCCCCATCGCACCCGCCGAAGACACGGCGTGCGCATCGCCCCCGCTCTCCGCGCGCAGCACGGCAGCAATCCAGGAAGCCGGAATCTGCGCGCGCCTAGCCGCCTCCGTGATCATATCGGCGTATGGATCAGCCTGCGCCACGCGAACGAATGGCACGGAAACCAGCACTACAAGCAGCGCGTTCGCGACAAGATCGCGAACCTTCCTACCGCCGGTCATCGCGCTTCACCGGACGGTTCCAGACCAGATGAAAGGCACGCCCCTGCCGGTCGGACTGGAACAGATTGGCGCGGATTGGCTGTGCCAGCATCGGATCTTCGAGAACCAGCGAGAGGTAAGTACCCGCCTTCTCGCCCGTGCGTTTCCACCCCGCACCGATCTCTGGTCCGGCATCGGCGTCGCCGAGATGGACGCGATAGTCGGGTGCATGCTCGGCGTCCGACGATGTCGCCGGCACGATCGTCAGTTCGACGTCGAGGGCGAGCGTGCGCAGGCGACCGGCGAAGCCGTCAGCGGTGCGCGTAAAAGTTCCGATCTGGGCCATGTCAGCCTCGTTTCTGCTTGGGGGTGGAAGAAATCAGTGACGCCATGAACCACAGCGGCTGTGCGCGGCCGAGCACCGCCTCGACCGGCAGGACGCCGAAATAGCGGCCGTCGAGACTGGTCGGGACTGCCGGGTTCATGACGAAGATCTGGCCAGGCAGGACGTGCCGGCAGCCTTGCCAGACCGGCAGCGGACGGCCACGATGGTCGCGGGCGAGTGCCTCGCCGAGCACCGCGCCATCGACCGTGACGGCAGCACCAATGCGGCAGACCCGTTGTCCCGGCAGTGCCGCAACTGGTTTGAGCAGCGGCACGCCGAGCGGCAGATAGCCACCGCGCGCCAGCGTCGCGGCGACGTCGGCCGGGGGCCTGATCGCGATCAGGTCGCCGACATGCAATGAGCGCGTCGATTGCAGGCGATACAGCCCGACCGGCGTGCTGGCCGTGGCGTTCCAGATCAGCCGGGGCGCAGGATGGATCGCCACTGACGTACCAGCGCCGAGCATTGCGAAATACGTGGCGAAGAACCAGCCGAAGCGCGTCATGACACCGCCCTCCGACGCAGCCAGGCATCATGGCGGTCGCGGGTGTAGGCGCGCGCCGCCTGCCCGGAGAGCATCCGATTATGCAGATGCCGCCAATGTTCCGGCGCGACATCGGCGGGATCAATGCCGATAGCTTCGATACGATCGACGGCTTCGAGCACCAGCCGGACCTTCGGCCAGCCGCTCTGGCGCAGCAGGCTCTCACCGCCAGGGCGCACGAACGGTACCGTCTGATACGGCTCGCCGGGAGGGGTGACGCGCACGATGTCGATGCAGGACACCACCGTGCCGTAATCGTTCGCTGCCCAGCGCAGGAAGGCGAACACGGTGTCCGGCGGAAAGCTCAATATCCGTCGGCGACGATCAAGAATCTGCTCATGGGCGACTGGACCAAAGCGGATCCAGTGCTCGATGCGCTTCTCGATCCAGGTCAGTTCGACATGAGCGAGGGTGTAGGTCATGGCACATCTCCAGAGGTATCGGGGAACTCGCGGGCCAGCAGCGCGCGCAGCATGTCGGCGACCGTGATGCCGCGCTGGAACGCCGCGACCTTGAGGCGGGCACGGAGCGCCGGCGTGACGTCGATAGTCAGCCGGGCAGTAAAACGGTTGGGGGTCGCAGGCTTCTCCGGCGTCCTGACCCAGCGTTCAGGATCGGCGGGACGTGCGGCGAAACCGGGCGGCGTGCGACGTTCCGTCATGGCGAAATTCCTTCACCGAGCGGCAGCACGGACGCGATACGGTCACGCGCCTTCTGCGCCATGACAGGATCGATCTCGCAGCCGACATAGCGCCGGCCGGCAAGCCGGCAGGCGACGCCCGCCGCACCGGAGCCGGCGAACCAGTCGCCCACCAGACCACCCGGCGGGCAGCTCGTACGGATCAGGATCTCCAGCAGGGCTACCGGCTTTTCGGTGGGATGGATGGCCCGGCCATGCGCATTGCGGACCGGAATCACGGAGCGCATCAGGCGCGGCCCACCGTCCTCGCTGACGTAATGACCGGCATCGATCCGGCCCATGTGGGGCGGCCGGTGTTTCCGCCGTACCGTGCGCGCCCGCGCGTCGGGCGTGGTCGGAACCACGTTGTAGACGGCACGCCAGGGCGTATCGTCGCGATAGAACTGGACGATCAGTTCATGCACGCGGCGGAACCGATCGGCATGGAAGCTGGAACCGTTCTGCTTCTCCCAGACCAGTTCCTGGGCATATTTCCAGCCCGCATTCCGAAATGCCGCGTTGGATGCAAGGAAACTCCGCAGAGAGCCGAAAACCCAGAGCGAGCCGCTGGGTTTCAGGGCGGCGAGTGCCTTGCCGGGCCAGTCCACGACGCGCCGGTCCCAGACGAGCGACGTATCGCCATAGGGGGGATCGACCAGAATCATGTCGTAGGGACCGTGCCAGGGCATCAGGAGCGCGCTGTCGCCGGTCAGGAGGGTCATGGCACTAGCTCCCGATCTCATCCGTCAGGGCGGCGATTTCGCGGGCTGCGATCCCGTGCGGGAGCAGGTCGCAGACCAGGCGACCGGTGCGCGCGGCGTCGGCGAAAGCAACCCGCTGGCCGATCCGCGACACGAGTGCTGCCGGCTCATGCCCCACCAGCGCGAGCCGCGTTTCGCGGGCGATGACCGTGCGCGCGGCGCAGCGGTTGAGCACAAAACGGGCCAGCAGGCCGGGACGGAAGAAGCGCGCGTCCTCCAGCAGCCGCAGCATTTCGGCCGAGGCCCAGCCGTCGAACGGCGAGGGCTGCGCAGGGATCAACACCAGGTCGGCGGCCAGCAGGGCGGAGCGCAGCAGCGCTGCCACCCGAGGCGGACCGTCGATGACGACGTGATCCACCCCCTGAGCCAGTTGGGGCGCCTCGTGGTGGAGTGTGTCGCGTGCCATCCCGATCACGCCGAACAGCCGGGGCAGTCCTTCCCGCGCGCGCTGCGCCGACCAGTCCAGCGCCGAGCCCTGCGGATCGGCGTCGATGACCGTCACGCGCTGGCCTTCCCGAGCCCATTGGCCTGCGAGATGCAGCGCCAGCGTCGTCTTGCCGACGCCGCCCTTCTGGTTGAGGCAGGCCACGATCATGGCCCCTCTCCGGGGGTTTTCCACGGATCGGCAGGGGAGCCAACATCCTTAAAGTTAGACTCTTTTAAGTTAGAGTCTAAGTTAAGGGTGTCATAACCACTTGATTCGATGTCGTGATTCGGCGTTTTCCGCAAACGATAGCACGGATGCCGTGGCAGTGATGGCACGGATAAATCCACAACTGATAGCACGGATGGACTCACAGCTTGTCCACAGGTGCCTGTGGATAGCTTGCCGGGCGCGAAGGCCAGTGTGTCGTTGCCGTTGCGGTCGGGGCGCACCGACAGCCTATAGCCCGGAAAGGGCTGACGCTTCGTCATTTCGCGCAGTTCGAAGGCAAAGCGGCGATAGGGGGAAAGACTGGCGGATTTTTCGTAGAGATGGCGCAGGCCGAAGGCCCAGCCAGCACGCTGGCGACCGCCATGCTTGCGCACGATGCGATAGAGCCAGCGCTCCAGACCGCCTGTGAGGCCAAAATACGCCGGGTCGATGGTCAGCACGAGCCCGTCATCGAGAACCGCCTGGTAGAACCAGTCGGGCAGGATCAATTCGATCACGCGGGCGCGCCCTTCCCGCGCGGTGTGCCGCTTCCATTCGTTGATCCAGGAGAAGCGGTGCAGTTGCCCCTTCCCGGTCTGCCGGAGCGAGGTCTTGATCGTGGTGGATTGCAGCCGGTCGAACGCCGCTTCCAGCCGCTCATAGTCCCGCGCGCTGTCTCCCCGACCGATGAAGGTCAGGATCTCGCGCGGGCTGGCCACCATCAGCCGCGACGTGCGCCGACCGGCGTCACGCGCGGCAACGAGATGGCTGGCGGCCCAGATCAGCACGTCAGCATCCCAGATCGTGGCCATGCCATGTTCGGCTGACGCCTCGACCCGAATGGTGACATCCGGGGTCCGGTAATCGATCGGGACCATGCGAGGGGATTTGGCGAGGCTGAAGAACGGGAACGCCATCAGATCCTGCGCATCACGAGGGGCAAAATCTCCCGCGATGGCATGGAAGAGTTCCAGTTGCTCGCGCTCGGAGCACGTTCTGCCTGTCGGGGACATCAGCGTCTGTTCCCGCGTGAGGTCGCCGGTGTCGGCGGGATCAGCGGGCTTTGCCGTGCGGCCGCCGATACCGTGCCAGCGGTGGTGTCCGAGGTGTGGGCGCGCGCGCCGCTCTCGACCCAGGCCTGCAGTTCATCGACCCGATAGACCACACGGCCGCCGAGCTTCGAGTAGCGCGGGCCGGTGCCGTAGATTCGGTGTTTTTCCAAGGTGCGAATGGAAAGCCCGACGAAGCGCGAAGCGTCGGGCGTGCGCAGATAGCGCGGCGGCAGGTCGCTGTAATTGGCGGACATGAGAAGGCTCCGTGATCGCTGTCTGGGGCCGCGGGACAAATGCGGCCAGCAGGGATCAGCGTGGCGGAGCGGGGTATTTCGGAACTAGGACCGATCTCACTGAGAGGCGAGATCGGTCCTGGCCGGACGGAAAATGACGAAGTGCCATCCCATACAAGGCCACCCTTCAAGAAAAGATTTTTGGATTATCGACGATTTTAGCGTAGTTTATTTAGCTGAACATATTGGTTGGCGAGTATATGCGAAAAATATGTGTTACCAAATTAGAAGCTGCAGCAACGCAGCTATCTGTCGCTATTGCGATGTTTTTCAGCGAAGATGATCCAATTTCTGCTTATGCACTCTCATGCAATTCTGGAGAAATATTTAGAAAATTGTGCAGACATAAAAAGAAAGACTATTTTTTAAGTGTCGCTGAAGATCAATTTGAGTGTAAAAGCGGCCTATATAAAACCTATAATTCGACATGGAATTTCTTAAAGCATGCTGACAAAGACCCAGATTCCATAATAGAATTTTCCGAAGAGCAACTTGTGTATTCTTTGTGGGTTGCCACCCATGATCTGTACCAGATCGTTGATAATCTCGCACACTTTCCAGCCGCGATGACATATTATCATTGGTACATCCAATCCTGCCCAGAATTTGCGCCCGAGAAGTGCGAATTGCCTGAAGCAAACGCATTATTTCGACGAGCCGACCAAGACTCAGGAGGTATTCGCTACAAGGATGATAAAACCAAGCGCGCTTACGGTTTGGACATGCTGAACCGTGCCGCGTCTCGCCTGAGAATACTTCCTTAAAATCCGTCCCGAAGCATATGCGCAACGAACGACACGCATGGGGAGCATATATATCGTCCGTCACCGTCCCCGAAACGGATGAAGCAGCAGCCGACGGTATCCTCCATCAGTCAGCCGCCGCGCGAAACGTACCAGCCGTTTCATGCGGAAATGCAGATCGTGCGAGAGCCAATCCTGCGGGGAAACCTCCCGACCGAACAGAACACCAGCGACCTCGCGCTGCGAAACCCCGTCATCCAGCCCGTCGAGCGTACGGAGCGCCAGGATCAGCCGACTGACCCGATCTGGCGACAGGATCGCGGGATCGGGGCCAGAGCGCCGGCCCATCAGCGTGCGCCAGAGCCGCAACGCGGCCTGGACGCGCACCTCGAACAGGGCGTCGAGCGGCAGGACGACGGAGAGGGATTCGATCCCCGGTGTTAACAGATGCAGGCGCAGAACGACGCCCGGGCGCTCGAGCAAGAGTTCGCCAATCTGGCCCGCCGGCAATCCGATAAAAACGGAGGTGAACGGCGGGTGATCCGGGTCAGCCAGACCGGTCGGCGCTTCCATCAACGCGATCACGCCCGGCAGCACCGCGGCACTCCACAAGGCAGTACGCGGGTTCAGCGCAGTGCGCACACTTTCGAAATCGCAACCCCCAGCGCCGGGCGAAGGCCTCGGCATCCGGCTGCATCAGGGCACCCCGGCGCAACGCGCGCTGAAGCGTCGCCCGCTCACGGATAAAGTCCCGATTGCGACTGACAAACTGCAAGGCAAAGGCAGGGGCGTCGAGCGACCGCAGGCCCTCGTACGCGCCCGCCGACCGCCAGTTGGCGCGGCTCATGGCGTCGTCTCCGATGCGTAACGGGTGGGAACAGGGCAAGCACTTGCTCGCGAGAGTATGCCAGACCGTCCCGCTGCCCGCTACGCCCCGGTCCTGCAACAGGTCTTGCGGATTACGCAACGATTCAGGGTATCAGTGGGGCGCGCCGCCGCGCAGCAGATGCTGGTAGCCATGCCCGGTCATCCAGTGCGCCCGCGCCAGATGGCTGTGCCAGCAGCGGTGGACGCCCTCAGGATCGGCCGCCGGGTCGCGGTGGAGCACGATCCGGGCGACCTCGCGCCAGTCGGCACCTTCGGCCTCGGCATCCAGCAGACGCAGATAGGTAATCAGATGCTGTTCGTCATAGCCGGTGAGACAGGACGCTTCCGGGGCGCGGTCGGCGACGGACGGGTCGAGCGGGGGTTTCTGCATGGTAAGACCGATCAGGTCGGAGAACGAACGCGACGCATCCTAGCCTGCCGCGTTTCGGTGCCGGAAGTCTCGTTAAGAAACATGACGCCGCGCCCTTGTCCGGACTCGATGAACAGGATGCCCGCCGCCTCCAGCGCACGGCGGACCTGGTCGATAGTGCCTTCATGGACACCGAGACCACGCTCGGATTCAAGACGCTTCAGCGCGGTCAATGCTACAAGGGCTTCTTCGGCGAGCCGTTCCTGCGTCCAGTTCAGGAGTGCCCGCGCCGCCCGAACCTGTCGGCCAGTGATCATCCATGATCACATCCGACAAGAGACGGGCGCACACCAGAAATACGACTATATTAGTCGTGTTATGGAGACTCAAGTCAATTCTTTCAGAAGGAACATGCAATCGATTCGGCGCCGCGATTTTCTATAGGCGACCAACAGCAAGCGCGGTGGACGACGCGAGAAAGCCCCCGCCTTACGCGGGAGCCTCCCTGTCTGCGGTCCCCTTGCGGTCCAGTGCCGCGATTGCCCGCTTCAGTTCGCGCTCGATCTGAGCGCGCTCGCGGCGGCTGAGGTGAAAGCTGGTCAGTTCGGCGCGCAGCATCTGGATGCGGTCGTGTAACGTGGTCATCGTCCTGCTCCTTTCGTTTCTCGAAGACAGGCCGCCGCCTCATGCGCGCGTGAATCGGGTCAAGGATCGCCGCAGGCGACCGCGCCAGCGGCGCGCGGGGGAGCCGATTTTGTCTGGTGTGCCCGCAGGGTGCGCCGGGCAAAATTGGGGGGACCGCGCGTCCTTGAGGCGGTTCACGCCGGGCATGGTACAATGGGAAGGCTGAGGGAAGCCCTGTTCCCCTTCCCTGCCCGCACACGGGTGGATCGGGCGCGACGCGATGGGGACGCCCGCCGTTTCCCGACCGATCATACGAAGGCCCCGCCCGGACCGGCCGGGCGGGGGATCGCTGGCACCTCAGTCGCCGTTGCGGCGACCGTTGGGGCGAGACCAGATCAGGCTCCAGGTCTCGCCGTCCTCGTCATTGAAGAGGTTGGCGAAGATCGGGGCGTTGAAGCTCGGATCGTCGAGCTTGAGGCCCAGATAGCTGCGTCCCTCGTTGGACTGCTTGGACCAGGCGGCTCCAATCTCGGCCCGGTTGACGAACACCCGGTGGCTGGGGGCGTTGTCGCTCTGGCGTCCGGTCTCGGGAACGATGCGGACATTGCGGACCTGAACCGAGAGGGTGACGATCTCGCCGACATACTCGTTGCCGGACTTCTTGAAGGTGCCGATGGTGGCCATGATACTGCTCCGTGATCTCTGTTATCGAGCCCGCACCATTGCGGCCTCGATGGCGATCGACGAGCCGGGGGCGATCGGCGGCGCACCCTTCAGGGCCGCAGCGCAGCGGAGGATGGCGGGACAGAATTTTCTTGTTTCGCGAGGAATGACGGCGCAGCCGTCAGGGGAAGAAAATTACGGCCTGCCGTTGCGCCAGAGACGATCGAGGCGCAGCCGCCCCTCGGCTAGATCAGCCATTTTCAGAGGCCGTATGCGTGCGCGGCCCGACAGAGCGACCATCACGGAGGACATGAGGCCCCCTCGGCGCGCAGGATCCGGCAGGAAAGAGCATGAGCGTCGTCACGCGTTCGTTTCGGGCTATGACATGACCCGTTCTGGGGACGATGCCAGACAGGTGGCCGCGCTATCCGCTGTTTCTGTCAGCCGGTCGCGGGCGCGGGCCGTCCATGACCGAGTGGTTCCAAGAGGAAAGCGACCAGGGCCAGTAACGCGCTGAGGCGAGCCAACGCCGCGTCAGCCGCCCTCCCCTGATGACAGGACTGATAGCCATACGAAGCATCTGGTCTGGCCCCCTGCCTGCAGTCTGCCGGGACGGGGTCAGACGCGCGCGATGTTCCCGCCGGACGGTCCGGGTGGGGCCACGGCTGTAAAACGGATGAAAGCGGTGATCCCCACCGCGATCGCGCCGATGACGGAAAAAAAGAACTGCCACGCTACAGACGGCATCATCATCTGGGCAATCCCATGTGTGGTGCTGTAGCCCATGATGATAGCGGGCACGGTATAGAGCAGGACAATCAGCAGCCTGAGCCACGCCCAGGGCACGCAGGCGAATGCGATCTGGCCGAGAATGAAGGTCGCGGCTCCCGCGACAAACCCGATGATGACCGCACCCAATAGGCCGGCACCGGTATCAAAGGCCCAGAGCGCAGCCATCAGACCGGCGGCGCAGGGCAGTGCGAAAACTGCGACGGTGAAGAAGAACCAGCACAGGAAGCCAATGCCGGCAACGAACAGGAAGGGAGCAAGGATGAACATTGTGGTGGTCTCCGTGCAATCGACGATGTCGGACGGGTGCGCCTGCCACCACCACCACGGCGCACTCGCATCATAGCGAAAATGATGTGTCGACGGAACGAGAATCGTAATGGCGTCCGGCACGCGGACATGCATCGTTATCTCCTCGCATGGAGAAGACGTCATGGCGGAAATCACGGGACGCGAACTGCATCTGGTCAAAAAGGCGCTCGCCATTGCAGTGCTGGCGATCGAGCGACAACCAGGGCCGTTTCAGTCTTATTCGGACATGCAGGACATGAAGGGCCAGCTCGATCTTCTGGCGCCCGGCGACACCGAACTGGCCTTCTACGCCCGGGCTGCGCGGATCGCCGTCACGGGCAATCCGGAGTGAAGACGGCGCTCACGCGCCGCCTCCGAACCGCAGGACCGGGATGCCGAGCTTTTTCGCCTTGTCGGCCAGATTTTCCTGAATGCCAGTTCCGGGAAAGACGATGACGCCGATCGGCAGGGTGTCGAGCAGCGCATCGTTGCGGCGGAAGGGCGCTGCCTTGGCATGCCTGGTCCAGTCCGGCTTGAAGGCGATCTGCACGATCTCGCGGTGATCGGCCCAGCGTGAGGCAATGAATTCGGCGCCCCTGGGCGAACCGCCGTGCAGCAGCACCATGTCGGGATGCTTGGCCCGGACCTTGTCGAGCCGATCCCAGATCAGGATATGGTCGTCGAAATCGAGACCGCCAGTGACGACAACCTTGGGACCGGGCGGGACCAGCAATTCGCCCTCGGCACGCCGTCGGGCGTTGAGGAAATCGCGGCTGTCGATCATGGAGGCCGTCATCGTGCGGCGTGAGACCAGCGAGCCGACCTTTGGTCGCCACGCGCTCAGGGTCAGGCGCTCGAACTGCTCCTGCGCCTCGTCGCGGAAGATCTCGTAGGCGTTGCGGCGCTCGATCAGAGTCAGCCCTTCCGCGATCAGCCGCTCCAGTTCCACCGAGCGGATCTCGCTGCCATCCTGTTCCTGCTGGCTGCGCTTCTGCGCCTGCTCGTTGCGGTCAAGCTCCCGTTCCACCTGGCCGACCATGCGGTGGAAGATGTTCACGGTGGACCAGAGCAGCGCCTCGAGGTCGGGTTCCAGCCGCGTGTCGGTCAGCGTCACGGCGATGGCGTCGAAGATGTCGGCCACAGCACCCCCGATGCGCGGCGCTTCGGGCAGCGGCCTCGGGTCCGGCTCGTCCTCGAAGGGACGGTAGCCATATATCTGGAGCTCAGCCAGCACATGCGCGGTGGAGGAAGCGGCGTGCGGCGGTTCAAAATCTTCGGTGCGGGTCATGTTGCGGTCCTCCCAGGTCTCCGGCCGCGCCCTTCGCGGCCTTTCCGGGGGCGGATAGCGGCAGACCAGGGACGGGCCGGAACCGCGCGCTCGCGCGCGGCCGCAGCGCAGCGAAGGATGGCAGGGAGCCGGCTATTTTGCTTCGCGATGTAAAGCGCCCCCACAGGGGCGCGACGGAAAATAGCCGGTCCCGCCATTGAAGGCCTGACCCGGCTGACGCCCGCTCCCCTCCAGAAAGGCGGAGGCGCGGACCAGCCGGACGGGAGGCACAACA
This portion of the Komagataeibacter sp. FNDCF1 genome encodes:
- a CDS encoding DUF2493 domain-containing protein, with protein sequence MTRTEDFEPPHAASSTAHVLAELQIYGYRPFEDEPDPRPLPEAPRIGGAVADIFDAIAVTLTDTRLEPDLEALLWSTVNIFHRMVGQVERELDRNEQAQKRSQQEQDGSEIRSVELERLIAEGLTLIERRNAYEIFRDEAQEQFERLTLSAWRPKVGSLVSRRTMTASMIDSRDFLNARRRAEGELLVPPGPKVVVTGGLDFDDHILIWDRLDKVRAKHPDMVLLHGGSPRGAEFIASRWADHREIVQIAFKPDWTRHAKAAPFRRNDALLDTLPIGVIVFPGTGIQENLADKAKKLGIPVLRFGGGA
- a CDS encoding DUF736 domain-containing protein; translated protein: MATIGTFKKSGNEYVGEIVTLSVQVRNVRIVPETGRQSDNAPSHRVFVNRAEIGAAWSKQSNEGRSYLGLKLDDPSFNAPIFANLFNDEDGETWSLIWSRPNGRRNGD